From Enhydrobacter sp., the proteins below share one genomic window:
- a CDS encoding NAD(P)-dependent glycerol-3-phosphate dehydrogenase encodes MTGIGHIGVVGGGAWGTALACLARRAGRRATLWSRDPAISSAIAHDRTNPVYLPGLALDEGIEAAPNLAHLRACDAVLLACPAQAVRDLVRRLPAGAPVVICAKGIETATGLLMPEVLAEALPGRPFAMLSGPSFAEEAVRGLPTAVSIATTEADLGRRLAEALAAGAFRPYWTRDVTGVALGGAVKNVLAIAAGIVAGRGLGANAAAALVTRGFAEMARLGLALGAELETLTGLSGLGDLVLTCHGPLSRNRALGEALGKGGSLAGHMRGRRQIVEGEATAPAVLARAAQQAIEMPICAAVDAILHRGASPDEAIRALLARPLRREGV; translated from the coding sequence TTGACCGGCATCGGCCATATCGGCGTGGTCGGCGGCGGTGCCTGGGGCACCGCACTCGCCTGCCTCGCCCGTCGCGCGGGCCGCCGCGCGACGCTGTGGTCGCGCGATCCGGCAATCTCCTCGGCGATCGCGCACGATCGCACCAATCCGGTCTACCTGCCGGGGCTCGCGCTCGACGAGGGGATCGAGGCCGCGCCGAACCTCGCACACCTTCGCGCCTGCGACGCCGTGCTGCTCGCCTGCCCGGCCCAGGCGGTCCGCGACCTCGTGCGGCGCCTGCCGGCCGGCGCGCCCGTCGTGATCTGCGCCAAGGGCATCGAGACCGCGACCGGCCTGTTGATGCCGGAAGTGCTGGCGGAAGCGCTTCCCGGGCGGCCCTTCGCCATGCTGTCGGGGCCGAGCTTCGCCGAGGAAGCGGTGCGCGGCCTGCCGACGGCGGTGAGCATCGCCACCACCGAAGCCGATCTCGGCCGCCGTTTGGCCGAGGCGCTGGCGGCCGGCGCGTTCCGTCCCTATTGGACGCGGGACGTCACGGGCGTGGCGCTGGGCGGTGCGGTCAAGAACGTGCTGGCAATCGCGGCGGGTATTGTCGCGGGCCGCGGGCTGGGCGCCAACGCGGCGGCGGCGCTGGTCACGCGCGGCTTCGCCGAGATGGCGCGACTGGGCCTCGCGCTCGGCGCCGAGCTCGAGACGCTGACGGGGTTGAGCGGGCTCGGCGATCTGGTGCTCACCTGCCACGGTCCCCTGTCGCGCAACCGTGCGCTCGGCGAGGCTCTCGGCAAGGGCGGCTCGCTCGCCGGCCACATGCGGGGCCGGCGCCAGATCGTCGAGGGCGAGGCGACGGCGCCCGCCGTGCTGGCGCGGGCGGCACAGCAGGCGATCGAGATGCCGATCTGCGCCGCCGTCGATGCTATCCTCCATCGCGGCGCATCGCCCGACGAGGCGATCCGGGCGTTGCTGGCGCGGCCGTTGCGTCGGGAGGGAGTCTGA
- a CDS encoding EVE domain-containing protein yields MAYWVIKSEPGAYSWQQFVKDRKTAWTGVRNAQAAINLRAMKAGDRCFFYHSGEGKEIVGIAEVTRTAYPDPTDKAGKAVCVDVKAVEPVATPVTLAAIKAEPRLRDLGLVRQSRLSVVPVDAAQAAILLKMAK; encoded by the coding sequence ATGGCCTACTGGGTGATCAAGTCGGAGCCGGGTGCCTATTCGTGGCAGCAATTCGTCAAGGACAGGAAGACGGCCTGGACCGGCGTGCGCAACGCGCAGGCCGCGATCAACCTCAGGGCGATGAAGGCGGGCGATCGCTGCTTCTTCTACCATTCGGGCGAAGGCAAGGAGATCGTCGGCATCGCCGAGGTGACCAGGACGGCCTATCCCGATCCGACCGACAAGGCGGGCAAGGCGGTGTGCGTCGACGTCAAGGCGGTCGAGCCGGTCGCCACGCCGGTCACGCTCGCCGCCATCAAAGCCGAGCCCAGGCTCAGGGATCTCGGCCTGGTGCGCCAGTCTCGCCTCTCGGTCGTGCCGGTCGATGCCGCGCAGGCGGCGATCCTCCTCAAGATGGCCAAGTGA
- a CDS encoding DMT family transporter, whose translation MSANTRGILAMSAAVFVFIVNDALVKLATETMPTLQAIGLRGLFATLWCALAVVASGDWRRLGGLRHPAVATRGLLEAAAAILYLIALAHIPFAVASAINLSTPLFLTLLAVIFLKEDVRWRRWTAIAVGFAGVLMVIQPRPQDVNAWTWLVLAASFAGAARDVLGRYVPADVPALVVSLSSAVTVAVVGCAWALVEEWQPMSAYGVHLLLGSSLLLAAGYQFLMLAVRSGAEFSVIGSFRYASVLWALAIGYVVWGDVPNELALAGIVVIIASGLYILRRQRVRAADKR comes from the coding sequence GTGAGCGCCAACACACGCGGCATCCTCGCGATGTCCGCGGCTGTCTTCGTCTTCATCGTCAACGACGCGCTGGTCAAGCTCGCGACCGAGACCATGCCGACCCTGCAGGCGATCGGCTTGCGCGGGCTGTTCGCCACCTTGTGGTGCGCGCTGGCGGTGGTGGCGAGCGGCGACTGGCGCCGCCTCGGCGGGCTTCGCCATCCGGCAGTGGCGACGCGCGGCCTGCTCGAGGCCGCCGCGGCGATCCTCTATCTCATCGCGCTCGCCCACATCCCGTTCGCCGTGGCCAGCGCGATCAACCTCTCGACGCCGCTCTTCCTCACCCTGCTCGCCGTGATCTTTCTCAAGGAGGACGTGCGCTGGCGGCGCTGGACCGCGATCGCGGTCGGCTTCGCGGGCGTGCTGATGGTGATCCAGCCGCGCCCGCAGGACGTCAACGCCTGGACCTGGCTGGTGCTGGCCGCTTCGTTCGCCGGGGCGGCGCGCGACGTGTTGGGTCGCTACGTGCCGGCCGACGTGCCGGCGCTGGTCGTGTCGCTGAGCTCGGCGGTCACCGTCGCGGTCGTCGGCTGCGCCTGGGCGCTGGTCGAGGAATGGCAGCCGATGAGCGCCTACGGCGTCCACCTGCTGCTCGGCTCCTCGCTGCTGCTCGCGGCGGGCTACCAGTTCCTGATGCTGGCCGTGCGCTCCGGCGCGGAGTTCTCGGTCATCGGTTCGTTCCGCTATGCCTCGGTCCTGTGGGCGCTCGCCATCGGCTATGTCGTATGGGGCGACGTGCCCAATGAGCTGGCGCTCGCCGGCATCGTCGTCATCATCGCTTCGGGCCTCTATATCCTGCGGCGGCAGCGGGTGCGGGCGGCGGACAAGAGATAG
- a CDS encoding creatininase family protein, with product MQLQLKTWQFVEDYLKSKTGIIIPIGSTEQHGPTGLIGTDALTAEMIGRGVGDKVGALVAPTISVGMAQHHLAFPGSMTVRPSTLIALIRDQVMSLARHGFTRFYFINGHGGNVATVTAAFSEIYAERSLERLSNQPPIKCVLRNWWESNGIRALSKELYGNAEGSHATPSEVALTWYRFPETMQQKPMEPRIAPNGSFADAEDYRRNFPDGRIGSDPNLATPEHGKRIYETAVADVARDYEAWVAR from the coding sequence GTGCAGCTTCAACTCAAGACTTGGCAGTTCGTCGAGGACTACCTCAAGAGCAAGACCGGCATCATCATTCCCATCGGTTCGACCGAGCAGCATGGGCCGACCGGCCTGATCGGCACCGATGCGCTGACGGCGGAGATGATCGGCCGCGGCGTCGGCGACAAGGTCGGCGCGCTGGTGGCGCCGACCATCTCGGTCGGCATGGCGCAGCACCATCTCGCCTTCCCCGGCTCGATGACGGTGCGGCCCTCGACCCTGATCGCGCTCATCCGCGACCAGGTGATGTCGCTCGCCCGCCACGGCTTCACGCGCTTCTACTTCATCAACGGCCATGGCGGGAACGTCGCCACCGTGACGGCGGCGTTCTCCGAGATCTATGCCGAGAGGTCGCTGGAGCGGCTCTCCAACCAGCCGCCGATCAAGTGCGTGCTGCGCAACTGGTGGGAGAGCAACGGCATCAGGGCGCTGAGCAAGGAGCTCTACGGCAACGCCGAGGGCAGCCACGCCACGCCGTCGGAAGTGGCGCTGACCTGGTACCGGTTCCCCGAGACCATGCAGCAGAAGCCGATGGAGCCGCGGATCGCGCCCAACGGCTCGTTCGCCGACGCCGAGGATTATCGCCGCAACTTCCCCGACGGCCGCATCGGCTCCGATCCCAACCTCGCCACACCCGAGCACGGCAAGCGCATCTACGAGACGGCGGTCGCCGACGTCGCCAGGGACTACGAGGCCTGGGTGGCGCGGTAG
- a CDS encoding thioredoxin domain-containing protein, translating to MMEGRNRLASETSPYLLQHADNPVHWWPWGEEAMAEARRTNRPILLSVGYAACHWCHVMAHESFESEDVAAVMNELFVNIKVDREERPDVDAIYMQALQHLDQPGGWPLTMFCTPRGEPFWGGTYFPTPARYGRPSFVDVLHGVAQAWRDKPQDIETNRAALLKALRDDATGKAAAPGTEGVAVPMSLLDEVAARLAQAVDPVWGGVGQAPKFPAPYLFENIWRAWLRNRDNTRLRDAVVVTLDRMCQGGIYDHLGGGFARYATDNEWLIPHFEKMLYDNAQMVDLLTLVWQETRSPLHAARIAETCDWMLREMVAGNGGFAASYDADSDGVEGKFYVWDSAEIDAALGDADGAFFRRTYDVTDAGNWEHRNILHRNRTPALLSDDEERRLAGLRARLKTVRDGRVWPGWDDKVLADWNGLAIAALANAGTVFERTDWLEAATRAWRCVMDLMRDDDGRLFHSLRAGKRRHRGTLDDYANMARASIALHEATGDASCLDAATQLVTIVDRHFADPAGGGYFATADDAADLIVRTRHCHDNAVPAGNATLVGVFARLWALTGDAAWRDKAERQVAAFAGELQTNLFPLMTLLNGHETLQGLVELVIVGDPADPATRALHRAVHGRSLPNKVVRPLRPDAVLPAGHPARGKGLVRGQPALYVCRHMTCEAPITDPDAVRL from the coding sequence ATGATGGAAGGCCGCAACCGCCTCGCTTCCGAGACCAGCCCCTACCTGCTGCAGCACGCCGACAATCCCGTGCATTGGTGGCCGTGGGGCGAGGAGGCGATGGCGGAAGCGCGGCGCACCAACCGCCCGATACTCCTTTCGGTCGGCTATGCGGCCTGCCACTGGTGCCATGTCATGGCGCACGAGAGCTTTGAATCGGAAGACGTGGCCGCGGTGATGAACGAGCTGTTCGTCAACATCAAGGTTGACCGCGAGGAGCGGCCCGACGTCGACGCGATCTACATGCAGGCCCTGCAGCATCTCGATCAGCCGGGCGGCTGGCCGCTCACCATGTTCTGCACGCCCCGCGGCGAGCCGTTCTGGGGCGGCACGTATTTTCCCACGCCGGCGCGCTACGGCCGACCGAGTTTCGTCGACGTGCTGCACGGCGTCGCGCAGGCCTGGCGCGACAAGCCGCAGGACATCGAGACGAATCGAGCCGCCCTGCTGAAAGCCCTGCGGGACGACGCGACCGGCAAGGCCGCGGCGCCCGGGACCGAGGGCGTGGCCGTGCCGATGAGCCTGCTCGACGAAGTCGCCGCGCGCCTCGCCCAGGCGGTCGATCCGGTGTGGGGCGGGGTCGGTCAGGCGCCGAAGTTCCCCGCACCCTATCTCTTCGAGAACATCTGGCGGGCCTGGCTGCGTAACCGCGACAACACACGCCTGCGCGACGCGGTCGTCGTCACGCTCGACCGCATGTGCCAGGGCGGCATCTACGACCATCTCGGCGGCGGCTTCGCGCGCTATGCCACCGACAACGAATGGTTGATCCCGCATTTCGAGAAGATGCTCTACGACAACGCCCAGATGGTCGACCTGCTGACCCTCGTCTGGCAGGAGACCCGCAGCCCGCTCCATGCCGCTCGCATTGCCGAGACCTGCGACTGGATGCTGCGCGAGATGGTCGCCGGGAACGGCGGCTTCGCCGCCAGCTACGACGCCGACAGCGACGGCGTCGAGGGCAAGTTCTACGTCTGGGACTCCGCCGAGATCGACGCGGCGCTGGGCGACGCCGACGGGGCGTTCTTCCGCCGGACCTACGACGTCACCGATGCGGGCAATTGGGAACACCGCAACATCCTGCATCGCAATCGAACGCCGGCGCTGCTCTCCGACGACGAGGAGCGACGGCTTGCCGGGCTGCGCGCCAGGCTCAAGACGGTGCGCGACGGGCGCGTCTGGCCGGGCTGGGACGACAAGGTGCTGGCCGACTGGAACGGCCTCGCGATCGCGGCACTCGCCAACGCGGGGACGGTGTTCGAGCGCACCGACTGGCTGGAGGCGGCGACCCGCGCCTGGCGCTGCGTGATGGACCTGATGCGCGACGACGACGGGCGGTTGTTCCATTCGCTGCGCGCCGGCAAGCGGCGGCATCGCGGCACGCTCGACGACTACGCCAACATGGCGCGCGCCTCGATCGCCCTGCACGAGGCGACGGGCGATGCCTCCTGTCTCGACGCCGCGACGCAGTTGGTCACGATCGTCGACCGGCATTTCGCCGATCCGGCGGGCGGCGGCTATTTCGCCACGGCCGACGATGCCGCCGACCTGATCGTGCGAACGAGGCACTGCCACGACAACGCGGTGCCCGCCGGCAACGCCACCCTGGTCGGGGTGTTCGCGCGGTTGTGGGCGCTGACCGGCGACGCCGCGTGGCGGGACAAGGCCGAGCGGCAGGTGGCCGCCTTCGCCGGCGAGCTGCAGACCAACCTGTTTCCGCTGATGACCCTGCTCAACGGCCATGAAACGCTGCAAGGCCTCGTCGAGCTGGTGATCGTAGGCGACCCCGCCGATCCGGCGACGCGCGCCCTGCATCGCGCGGTCCACGGCAGGAGCCTGCCCAACAAGGTCGTGCGGCCGCTGCGGCCCGACGCCGTTCTGCCCGCCGGCCATCCGGCGCGCGGCAAGGGGCTGGTGCGCGGCCAACCCGCGCTCTACGTTTGCCGCCACATGACCTGCGAGGCGCCGATTACCGACCCCGACGCCGTGCGCCTTTGA
- a CDS encoding diaminopropionate ammonia-lyase, translating into MVLPWLAPNPRCRRGQAFADAQRNVVDPAALPDMSALKGVPHAPTPLHSLPALAERFGVAELRVKDESQRWGFGAFKALGGVFAVHEFLRTHEERPPADVTFTTASSGNHGRSVAWGAQLAGARCVIFLPRFTSAEKEAAIRARGAEVIRIDGDYDTAVAECRRQAEGNGWTLISDTSWSGYEKTPRDVMRGYMVLADEILRQWPDGPTHLFVQAGVGGLAAAVIGYLWARMVQHPVSVVVEPASADCWFQSNLAGKPALASGDAGTAMGGLACREISPVTWPVIGLGADWFMTIEEDEVTPARKLFAHPPGGDPALASGPSGCAGLAGLMRACADETARRTLGLDKGARVLLINSEGNLGERPA; encoded by the coding sequence ATGGTTCTTCCCTGGCTCGCTCCGAATCCCCGCTGCCGGCGGGGACAAGCCTTCGCCGACGCACAGCGCAATGTCGTCGATCCCGCCGCCCTGCCCGACATGAGCGCGCTGAAGGGTGTGCCGCATGCGCCGACTCCGCTCCATTCCCTGCCCGCCCTGGCCGAACGGTTCGGCGTGGCCGAGCTTCGGGTGAAGGACGAGAGCCAGCGCTGGGGTTTCGGCGCCTTCAAGGCGCTGGGCGGGGTGTTCGCGGTTCACGAGTTCCTGCGCACGCACGAGGAGCGCCCGCCGGCCGACGTCACCTTCACCACGGCGAGCTCGGGCAATCACGGCCGCTCGGTCGCCTGGGGCGCGCAGCTGGCCGGTGCGCGCTGCGTGATCTTTCTGCCCAGGTTCACGTCGGCCGAGAAGGAAGCGGCGATCCGCGCCCGCGGCGCCGAGGTGATCCGCATCGACGGCGACTACGATACCGCCGTCGCCGAGTGCCGCCGCCAGGCCGAAGGCAACGGCTGGACGCTGATCTCGGACACGTCGTGGAGCGGCTACGAGAAGACGCCGCGCGACGTGATGCGCGGCTACATGGTGCTGGCGGACGAGATTCTGCGGCAATGGCCGGACGGGCCGACGCACCTCTTCGTGCAGGCCGGCGTGGGCGGCCTCGCCGCGGCGGTGATCGGATATTTGTGGGCGAGGATGGTGCAACATCCCGTCTCCGTCGTCGTTGAACCCGCGAGCGCGGATTGCTGGTTCCAGAGCAACCTCGCCGGCAAGCCCGCGCTCGCCAGCGGCGACGCCGGCACGGCGATGGGCGGGCTCGCCTGCCGGGAGATCTCGCCGGTGACCTGGCCGGTGATCGGCCTCGGCGCCGACTGGTTCATGACCATCGAGGAGGACGAAGTGACGCCGGCGCGCAAGCTGTTCGCCCATCCGCCGGGCGGCGATCCGGCGCTCGCGTCGGGTCCGTCGGGCTGCGCCGGACTCGCCGGCCTGATGCGCGCCTGCGCCGACGAGACCGCCCGCAGGACGCTCGGCCTCGACAAGGGTGCGCGCGTGCTGCTGATCAACAGCGAAGGAAACCTGGGAGAACGCCCGGCATGA